In a genomic window of Shouchella clausii:
- a CDS encoding lantibiotic dehydratase: protein MRKSEQLLYEPVDTIMLRAPILSLSHDHQNASKDDIIPILKEYIERPEIKEALAVASPNLFQSLDKIHGDPRSKKTRNAVSSLLKFLIRMSSRPTPFGLFSGIAIGELGDKTVGSLSDTKQHQKRARPDMEWLLGVVSKIEKNQTIARKLNVFFNDAVYETDDRVYLHYFSNCGQLRSSVNQERKDNISIRKTVVVEFVQSVAKKPISISELMNQLQLTYTSASIDEIESFVWNLFQQEFLISELRPPIVNCAPLSYIIQILESIPEAKGIGAMLKGIEGDIETYNQLPIGQGLDFFQALTAKMQDIHPSKQPLQVDLSLTCTEKVKINRSIGEQAANAAEWLWRLSKNETGIAHLREYHVEFLEKYGINREIPLLDLLSDEKGLGAPPTYKYPPSTKSVKPPQTKSTHRLLMEKYIQCLRENAKEISLTASDLQKLMDNDTDDVFAPNSGELFVEVLASSAEEIDKGNYQLAIGTNVGSQELGQTFGRFSDMIAIEENRHLMEEQKKIEETFTDVETEYVELSFLPQSGRASNVSITQSTRDLHTTIATNANGQNKKLLLEDILVGATLGRFYLKSKKSNKRLVFTSNNMFNYENAPNCFRFLREVSLEDGKAIQGLNLGSLREFAFIPRITSGKVILSPAIWKLNDQMEELSDFSAPLDQWIERFSTWMKKMQVPERVFMAYGDNRLYIHLKNDNHLQELRSELRRRGRVQLQEMIGDYGEKQWVKSPLGRHNAELIVPFKKRPHVPAKPTVMIKPVAEVPIECREKEPGTDWLYFKLYGPVHKQQKLISTQIRTLVAELENHKLINSWFFIRYYDNEPHLRLRFHGDPKALLAGALPIFQKWYAAQRLAGNIKKVVIEPYEREIERYGGLSLMPLMERYFEKDSLLTSDLLGLSSKQAFKEPLELVASMYVVYFLTEYGWHHERQLEWISKWSEDPAYSKEFRPYRNDVLKWLDQEENWKALKEQKGFLFKLFSKNEAIIHELSHNMDKTPMTNTEERVVGSLIHMHCNRLLGTDRDREKKAMAFVRQIIESQKHWNKTKGRPLNV, encoded by the coding sequence ATGAGAAAAAGCGAACAATTATTATATGAGCCTGTAGACACAATCATGTTGAGAGCACCGATTTTGTCATTATCGCATGACCATCAAAACGCGTCAAAAGACGATATTATCCCCATTTTGAAAGAATACATAGAACGGCCTGAAATAAAAGAAGCACTAGCGGTTGCCAGCCCTAATTTATTTCAGTCTTTAGATAAAATTCATGGCGATCCCCGTTCCAAAAAAACGAGGAACGCTGTTTCCAGCTTGTTAAAGTTTTTAATAAGGATGTCTAGCCGTCCAACTCCTTTTGGTTTGTTTTCAGGCATAGCTATAGGCGAACTTGGCGATAAGACAGTGGGATCTTTATCTGACACGAAGCAACACCAAAAGAGAGCGCGTCCAGATATGGAGTGGTTGCTTGGCGTAGTTAGCAAAATAGAAAAAAACCAAACGATCGCTAGAAAGCTTAATGTTTTTTTTAATGATGCTGTGTATGAGACGGACGATCGAGTCTACCTTCATTATTTTTCTAACTGTGGGCAGTTAAGAAGCAGTGTAAATCAAGAGCGCAAAGACAATATTTCCATCAGAAAAACGGTGGTGGTAGAGTTTGTCCAATCAGTAGCGAAAAAACCGATTTCAATTTCTGAATTAATGAACCAGCTTCAATTAACATATACGAGCGCCTCTATAGACGAAATTGAATCGTTTGTTTGGAATTTATTCCAACAAGAATTTCTTATCAGTGAATTAAGGCCGCCAATCGTTAACTGCGCGCCTTTATCCTATATCATACAGATCCTTGAGTCCATCCCCGAAGCGAAGGGAATAGGGGCGATGTTAAAAGGAATTGAAGGCGATATAGAAACGTATAACCAATTGCCTATCGGACAGGGATTGGATTTCTTTCAAGCGCTAACGGCTAAAATGCAAGACATTCATCCTAGCAAACAGCCGTTGCAAGTGGACCTGAGCTTAACATGTACAGAAAAGGTTAAGATAAATCGTTCAATTGGCGAACAAGCGGCCAATGCGGCAGAGTGGCTGTGGAGGCTTTCAAAAAATGAGACTGGAATCGCCCATTTACGGGAATACCATGTTGAATTTCTTGAGAAATATGGGATAAATCGAGAAATTCCTCTGCTAGACTTGTTAAGCGATGAGAAAGGTTTAGGGGCACCGCCAACCTATAAATACCCACCTTCAACAAAAAGTGTTAAACCGCCTCAAACGAAGAGCACTCATCGTTTGTTAATGGAAAAATACATCCAGTGTTTAAGGGAGAATGCGAAGGAAATATCATTGACCGCCTCTGACCTGCAAAAGCTAATGGATAACGACACAGATGACGTTTTTGCTCCGAATTCAGGGGAATTATTTGTTGAAGTGCTTGCTTCATCAGCAGAGGAAATTGATAAAGGCAACTATCAGTTGGCAATAGGAACCAATGTTGGTTCCCAAGAGCTAGGCCAAACATTCGGCCGTTTCTCGGACATGATCGCTATCGAAGAGAATAGGCACTTGATGGAAGAACAAAAGAAAATAGAAGAAACGTTTACGGATGTTGAAACCGAATACGTAGAGTTGAGTTTTCTGCCCCAAAGTGGCCGTGCAAGCAACGTTTCCATTACGCAATCCACACGGGATTTACATACAACCATTGCCACCAATGCAAACGGCCAAAACAAAAAGCTGTTGTTAGAAGATATATTAGTTGGGGCGACACTTGGGAGGTTCTATTTAAAATCGAAGAAATCAAATAAACGTCTCGTATTTACATCAAATAACATGTTTAATTACGAGAATGCACCAAATTGTTTCCGGTTTTTAAGGGAGGTTTCTTTAGAAGATGGAAAGGCGATTCAAGGGTTGAATTTGGGAAGCCTTAGAGAGTTTGCTTTTATTCCTAGAATTACGTCTGGAAAAGTCATTCTCTCGCCGGCAATTTGGAAATTAAACGATCAAATGGAAGAACTGTCTGATTTCTCTGCGCCACTTGATCAATGGATTGAGCGATTTTCAACATGGATGAAAAAAATGCAGGTACCAGAACGGGTCTTTATGGCTTATGGGGATAACCGATTGTACATCCACTTAAAAAACGACAACCATTTGCAAGAATTAAGGTCGGAACTAAGGCGCAGAGGAAGGGTGCAGTTACAAGAAATGATCGGCGATTATGGGGAGAAGCAGTGGGTAAAAAGCCCTTTAGGCAGACATAACGCCGAATTAATTGTTCCATTCAAGAAAAGGCCTCATGTGCCAGCAAAACCGACGGTGATGATTAAGCCAGTTGCAGAAGTGCCAATTGAATGCAGAGAAAAAGAACCTGGGACAGACTGGCTCTATTTTAAGCTTTATGGGCCTGTCCACAAGCAGCAAAAACTGATTTCTACACAAATTCGAACGCTTGTAGCCGAGTTAGAGAACCACAAACTCATAAATAGCTGGTTCTTTATTCGCTATTATGACAATGAGCCCCATTTGCGGCTAAGGTTTCACGGAGATCCGAAAGCTTTGTTGGCTGGCGCACTGCCGATATTTCAAAAATGGTATGCAGCCCAGCGTCTTGCGGGGAACATTAAAAAAGTTGTGATTGAGCCGTATGAACGGGAAATTGAACGATACGGCGGCCTTTCGCTCATGCCTCTAATGGAGCGATACTTTGAAAAAGATAGTTTGTTGACATCCGATTTGCTTGGTTTAAGTAGTAAGCAAGCATTCAAAGAACCGCTAGAATTAGTCGCGTCTATGTATGTTGTTTACTTTTTAACGGAATACGGTTGGCACCATGAAAGGCAATTGGAGTGGATTTCCAAGTGGAGCGAAGATCCAGCTTACTCCAAAGAGTTTAGGCCTTATCGGAACGATGTGCTTAAATGGCTAGACCAAGAAGAAAACTGGAAGGCTCTAAAGGAGCAGAAAGGCTTTCTCTTTAAGCTGTTTTCCAAAAACGAAGCAATCATACACGAGCTTTCCCATAATATGGACAAGACGCCGATGACAAATACAGAGGAAAGAGTTGTCGGGAGCTTGATCCATATGCATTGCAACCGGTTGCTCGGCACAGACCGTGATAGGGAGAAAAAAGCAATGGCGTTTGTGCGCCAAATTATTGAAAGTCAAAAGCATTGGAACAAAACGAAAGGGCGACCATTAAACGTATGA
- a CDS encoding lanthionine synthetase C family protein → MIEKVVDDQEKQETKRIIARLTEKLNDPQKVEEIVMDKNNVTTISKVNPWDPVSLSHGFAGTILFFSELHKMYPEEKWDHVAHNHIVYASNYLKNGVHSISLFGGITGFAFAVFNASENGTRYQNLLAKLDEVIRRVAENEIEEEKQRNGLGALPTFYDVIQGYSGIGRYLLERRKDTPAFNGLIEAILRQFVEMTATITWEEHEVPGWYVTQENQFLEKDKKIYPFGNFNLGLAHGIPGPLSFLSLCLLKGIEIPGQRQAITTIGNWLVRHAKSNSTGAPVWAHRIGVKEAIANNYTVTDEREGWCYGNPGVARSLYLAGKALNHQPYQDMAVKCFLGIKEKTLEELDLQSATFCHGKSGLLQIMVRMKNDLNINDFDKLIIQLENGIKGQYKDQHPLGFKDFEIGSRTNELDKAGLLEGAAGVGLALLSMVRDDGDFFWDKAFLIS, encoded by the coding sequence GTGATAGAGAAGGTAGTTGATGACCAAGAAAAACAAGAAACGAAACGAATTATTGCCCGTTTGACCGAGAAACTAAACGATCCACAAAAAGTGGAAGAGATTGTAATGGATAAGAACAATGTCACGACGATTAGCAAAGTAAATCCGTGGGACCCTGTTTCTTTATCTCATGGTTTTGCAGGAACGATTTTATTCTTCTCTGAATTGCATAAAATGTATCCTGAAGAGAAGTGGGATCATGTGGCCCATAATCATATTGTCTACGCTAGCAACTATCTAAAAAATGGGGTCCATTCTATCTCTTTATTTGGTGGAATTACAGGATTTGCTTTTGCTGTGTTCAATGCATCTGAAAATGGTACAAGATACCAGAACTTATTGGCAAAACTGGATGAAGTGATTCGTAGGGTAGCAGAGAATGAGATCGAAGAAGAAAAACAAAGGAATGGTCTCGGCGCTCTACCAACTTTTTATGATGTGATCCAAGGATATTCTGGAATTGGAAGGTATTTGCTTGAAAGAAGAAAGGATACGCCAGCTTTTAACGGCTTAATTGAAGCGATTTTGCGCCAGTTTGTTGAAATGACTGCCACCATAACATGGGAAGAGCATGAGGTTCCAGGATGGTATGTTACGCAAGAGAATCAATTTTTAGAGAAGGATAAAAAGATTTATCCATTTGGCAACTTCAATTTGGGCCTTGCCCATGGCATCCCAGGACCGTTAAGTTTTTTATCTTTATGCCTACTAAAAGGAATAGAGATCCCAGGACAAAGGCAAGCAATAACGACGATTGGCAATTGGCTCGTCCGTCATGCTAAAAGCAATTCAACTGGCGCCCCAGTTTGGGCTCACCGCATAGGCGTCAAAGAAGCCATAGCCAACAACTATACCGTCACAGATGAACGGGAAGGCTGGTGTTATGGCAATCCTGGTGTTGCCCGGTCGCTCTATTTAGCAGGAAAAGCGCTGAACCATCAGCCCTATCAAGACATGGCGGTTAAATGTTTCCTTGGCATTAAGGAAAAAACATTAGAAGAACTAGACTTGCAAAGTGCGACGTTTTGCCACGGAAAGAGTGGTTTGTTGCAAATCATGGTGCGGATGAAAAACGACCTTAACATCAATGACTTTGACAAGCTCATTATTCAATTGGAAAACGGGATTAAGGGACAGTATAAGGATCAGCATCCGTTGGGATTTAAAGATTTTGAAATCGGAAGCCGAACAAACGAGTTAGATAAAGCGGGCTTATTGGAAGGGGCAGCTGGCGTTGGATTGGCCTTATTGTCGATGGTCCGTGACGACGGTGATTTCTTCTGGGATAAAGCGTTTTTAATCAGTTAG
- a CDS encoding flavoprotein, translating into MPEKEEKNILVGISGSISVINMPSYLAFFKHTYGHVKVIITEQANKLFPASSLSLFCDDIFQDHNETIDPNKSSHVGLARWADLFIVLPATANKIGQVANGLGMDLLSSTILASTKPVLFCPNMNEAMWNNFFVKRNMALLEEGGHMIIPPVEKEAYEVASGSIRKNFIIPDMYTIAQEMDKAMAVKEKS; encoded by the coding sequence GTGCCGGAAAAGGAAGAAAAAAACATACTAGTTGGGATTTCTGGATCGATCTCTGTCATAAACATGCCCTCCTATTTAGCCTTTTTTAAACATACGTATGGCCATGTCAAGGTCATCATCACAGAGCAAGCCAATAAGTTGTTCCCGGCTTCTTCCTTGTCGTTGTTTTGTGATGACATTTTCCAGGATCACAATGAAACCATAGATCCAAACAAGTCGAGCCATGTCGGGTTAGCTAGGTGGGCAGATCTATTTATTGTCCTTCCTGCTACGGCAAATAAAATCGGCCAAGTTGCTAATGGCTTAGGCATGGATCTGCTGTCATCAACCATATTAGCTTCTACGAAGCCTGTACTTTTTTGCCCAAACATGAATGAGGCGATGTGGAACAATTTCTTTGTAAAAAGAAACATGGCATTACTTGAAGAGGGAGGACATATGATCATTCCTCCAGTGGAGAAAGAAGCATATGAAGTGGCTTCAGGAAGCATTCGCAAAAACTTCATTATTCCAGATATGTATACCATCGCTCAAGAAATGGATAAAGCTATGGCTGTAAAAGAAAAAAGCTAG
- a CDS encoding ABC transporter ATP-binding protein: MEKVIETKNLTKKVKGKPLVEEINLSIAKGEICGLIGPNGAGKTTIMKLLTGLLIPTSGEVKLNQLDVHKQRKEAMRSVGAIIESPIFFEFMTGRGMLLNLARLHGLNKQERQEKVAEALAIVGLGGRGDEKIRTYSLGMKQRLGIAQALLGNPEIVILDEPANGLDPMGMRELRELILQLNKERNITFLLSSHLLDELQKICSTLIIIKQGNVLFYGKQEEIYNKAENNLEEIFIGMMS, encoded by the coding sequence ATGGAAAAGGTCATTGAGACAAAGAATTTAACAAAGAAAGTAAAAGGAAAACCGTTAGTGGAAGAAATCAATCTTTCCATCGCAAAGGGGGAGATATGTGGTCTTATCGGTCCCAATGGCGCTGGGAAAACAACAATTATGAAGCTGTTGACAGGATTGCTCATCCCTACAAGCGGAGAAGTGAAGCTCAATCAATTGGATGTGCATAAACAACGAAAGGAAGCGATGCGCTCCGTTGGTGCCATTATTGAATCGCCTATTTTCTTTGAGTTCATGACGGGCCGCGGAATGCTCTTAAATCTTGCCCGGCTCCATGGCCTGAACAAACAGGAACGGCAAGAGAAAGTCGCAGAAGCATTGGCGATTGTTGGGTTAGGCGGCCGCGGCGATGAAAAAATACGTACGTATTCCTTAGGAATGAAGCAACGCTTAGGGATTGCCCAAGCGCTGTTAGGCAACCCAGAGATTGTCATATTGGATGAGCCTGCCAACGGCTTAGACCCGATGGGGATGAGGGAATTGAGGGAATTGATCTTGCAATTAAATAAGGAAAGAAATATTACGTTCTTACTATCAAGCCACTTGCTCGACGAACTCCAAAAGATATGCAGCACGCTCATTATTATCAAGCAGGGAAATGTCCTTTTTTATGGAAAACAAGAAGAGATTTATAACAAGGCAGAGAATAATTTAGAAGAGATTTTTATTGGGATGATGTCATAA
- a CDS encoding ABC transporter permease, translated as MRQLIISEFERLWSRWSIRLLVLTLPVLVIATGVYFRNHNRNISIDAVDYATAINFPILSISEHLFITFNILLIFICAYVLTEEYQQKQIKLILLRAYSMSQIFLSKFIVMATSLFICFFLYYVASFTVGQMMFETPERSILFGSEAVVTNGEMVLYALNYYGIAFLTSLAALSLFCFIAIAMPSVNALLGSGICILFFFIVGPQLLEQSTAFAEGSNVSYVVYASITKIQYTGISLLLSGGALSGWLIAVILFYLLVFLVGAYLIFTRRNYYA; from the coding sequence ATGAGACAGCTAATCATTAGTGAATTCGAACGGTTATGGTCGAGATGGTCCATTCGGCTGCTCGTATTGACCTTGCCGGTGCTAGTCATTGCTACTGGTGTTTATTTCCGAAACCATAATCGCAACATTTCAATAGATGCTGTTGATTACGCAACCGCCATAAATTTTCCTATTCTCAGCATATCAGAACATTTGTTTATCACGTTTAACATTCTGCTCATTTTTATTTGTGCTTATGTGCTAACAGAGGAATATCAGCAAAAACAAATCAAATTAATTTTGCTTCGTGCTTATTCCATGAGCCAAATTTTTCTGTCTAAATTCATTGTGATGGCCACTTCTTTATTCATCTGTTTCTTTCTTTATTATGTGGCTTCCTTCACCGTTGGGCAGATGATGTTTGAGACGCCAGAAAGGTCGATTCTTTTTGGTTCTGAAGCAGTCGTTACAAATGGTGAGATGGTTCTTTATGCATTGAACTATTATGGAATTGCTTTTCTTACTAGTCTTGCGGCACTCTCTTTATTTTGCTTTATTGCGATTGCAATGCCCTCTGTCAATGCTTTATTAGGTAGCGGCATTTGCATCCTCTTCTTTTTCATTGTCGGTCCACAGCTGTTAGAGCAATCGACCGCTTTTGCCGAAGGAAGCAATGTTTCTTATGTGGTATATGCATCCATAACAAAAATTCAATACACCGGTATCTCGTTATTGCTTTCAGGCGGGGCATTGAGCGGTTGGCTAATAGCAGTTATTTTGTTTTATTTGTTGGTCTTTCTTGTAGGAGCATATTTGATTTTTACTCGCCGAAATTATTATGCATAA
- a CDS encoding response regulator transcription factor: MEHILIVDDEIQITSIVGELLHEEGYHTTVANDGMTAIKLIKEQDFDLIILDIMMPYVNGLDVCRSVREFTDVPILFVTARTSINDQINGLNIGGDDYINKPFTHEQLLARIKTHLRREKRKQQPTDELVYGKITLDRRTNELRYGETPLLLTNKEFKIMEMLMSNPKQVFSKDHLYETIWGVEATGQSHTVTEHIRNIRIRIHKVDPMANLIHTVWGVGYKLE, from the coding sequence ATGGAGCACATTCTGATTGTCGATGATGAAATTCAAATTACTTCAATTGTGGGAGAGCTATTACATGAAGAAGGCTACCATACAACAGTCGCCAACGATGGAATGACCGCGATAAAGTTGATCAAGGAACAGGATTTTGATTTAATCATCCTCGATATCATGATGCCTTATGTGAACGGGTTAGACGTTTGCCGTAGCGTAAGGGAATTTACGGATGTTCCGATTTTATTTGTTACCGCTCGAACAAGTATCAACGACCAAATTAATGGGCTAAACATAGGAGGAGATGACTACATAAACAAACCGTTTACCCATGAACAGCTGCTTGCTAGAATCAAAACCCATTTAAGGCGGGAAAAACGGAAACAACAACCAACAGATGAACTTGTCTATGGAAAAATAACACTTGACCGGCGGACAAATGAGCTCCGCTATGGCGAAACCCCATTGTTGCTCACAAACAAAGAGTTTAAAATTATGGAAATGTTAATGAGCAATCCAAAACAAGTCTTTTCGAAAGACCATTTATACGAAACGATTTGGGGAGTAGAAGCGACTGGACAATCACACACTGTGACTGAACATATCCGAAATATCCGGATACGCATTCATAAGGTCGATCCAATGGCAAACCTGATCCATACCGTGTGGGGAGTGGGCTATAAACTTGAATAA
- a CDS encoding sensor histidine kinase produces the protein MNKKRTTIKQQIRLTIAKTILLSFFATIIVVLASWAIVMSIDDRYYANYYESQVPKITDEVQSLNRELVDSQVLGAQQLEKAIPTPGMEYQVLDEQGTFLYGSFSANVNTEDVHLLNKVNKSFLEDNTATTFIPIVDQNGSFAGSVVLQYKLESEVEALFNIFFVCLFLTPFFFIMIFTYYYASKLGKNYYARIQKLIVATDLVRKQNLDFEIEADGNDEITKLSTSFNIMKQALQDSLYQQWNLEKNRSEFISSVSHDLKTPLTIMKANAQMLERKIKDDRNKTYIANMIGEIERTENLVQELDTKMNDEESFFAIEIKTVEPGHFFKTEFAKYKDFVQNEGLEFHTSVLDYRKKANTIQIDVQKITQVIDNLISNSLRFAEPYDGHIDCHAECHDDYVKVTVSDNGKGFTESDLHYVFQKFYQNNDSADPHKGLGLYIVKHIIEKHGGNVQAWNDKGAVVSFQLPAVPKNSH, from the coding sequence TTGAATAAAAAAAGAACGACCATTAAACAGCAAATCCGATTAACAATAGCCAAGACGATTTTATTAAGTTTCTTCGCTACCATCATTGTCGTTTTGGCAAGTTGGGCGATTGTCATGAGCATCGATGACCGCTATTATGCCAATTACTATGAGAGCCAAGTCCCCAAAATAACCGATGAAGTGCAAAGTTTGAATCGAGAGCTCGTCGATTCACAAGTGTTGGGGGCACAACAACTAGAAAAGGCCATTCCCACCCCAGGAATGGAATATCAAGTGCTAGACGAACAAGGAACATTCTTGTACGGTTCATTTTCCGCTAACGTCAACACGGAAGACGTCCATTTGCTAAATAAGGTCAACAAATCATTTTTGGAAGATAACACCGCCACAACGTTTATCCCGATTGTCGACCAAAATGGTTCATTTGCTGGCAGCGTCGTACTTCAATATAAGCTAGAATCAGAAGTCGAAGCCTTATTTAATATTTTTTTTGTTTGCCTGTTCCTCACGCCATTTTTCTTTATTATGATCTTTACCTATTATTATGCGAGCAAACTAGGAAAAAACTATTACGCAAGGATCCAAAAGTTGATTGTCGCGACAGATTTGGTCCGAAAGCAAAATTTAGATTTTGAAATCGAGGCCGACGGAAATGATGAAATCACCAAACTTTCGACTTCCTTCAATATAATGAAACAAGCGTTGCAAGACTCCCTTTATCAGCAATGGAACTTGGAAAAAAACCGTTCTGAGTTTATTTCCTCTGTCTCCCATGACTTAAAAACGCCATTGACGATCATGAAAGCAAACGCGCAAATGTTGGAGAGAAAGATAAAGGATGATCGGAACAAAACATATATTGCTAATATGATTGGCGAAATTGAGCGGACGGAAAACCTCGTACAAGAGCTTGATACAAAAATGAACGACGAAGAGTCTTTTTTTGCCATTGAAATAAAAACCGTCGAACCAGGTCATTTTTTTAAAACTGAATTTGCAAAGTACAAAGATTTTGTTCAAAACGAAGGACTGGAGTTTCACACTTCCGTTCTCGACTACAGAAAAAAAGCGAACACGATTCAGATAGATGTGCAAAAAATAACGCAAGTGATAGACAACCTCATATCAAACAGCTTACGCTTTGCTGAACCATATGATGGGCATATTGATTGTCACGCAGAATGCCATGACGATTACGTAAAAGTGACTGTAAGCGACAATGGAAAAGGCTTCACTGAATCAGACTTGCATTACGTCTTTCAAAAATTTTACCAGAATAACGATAGTGCTGACCCTCATAAAGGACTTGGGCTTTACATCGTCAAACACATAATCGAAAAACATGGCGGAAACGTTCAAGCATGGAATGACAAAGGCGCAGTGGTTTCCTTTCAGTTACCTGCTGTCCCGAAAAACAGCCACTAG
- a CDS encoding MBL fold metallo-hydrolase → MNVIPVKTKGSNTYIIKDKRSIIVDTGGKGNVPRILNALQDEGISKDDISLIIITHAHIDHYGSVKELTKKIAAPVLIHKEDASDMEQGIISSLYGRNKFGKMILPFFETKTEEGYKADIVIDKNISLVPYGVSGEIISTPGHTNGSISVFLENKVAIIGDLLMGGSLGGLINRTKPNLHYFVNNKHIEKKSIQSLQKQELHTIYVGHGGPLNMTQFSSMAF, encoded by the coding sequence TTGAATGTTATTCCAGTTAAAACAAAAGGTTCAAACACTTATATTATTAAAGATAAGCGCTCGATCATTGTGGATACCGGTGGAAAAGGGAATGTTCCTAGAATTTTAAACGCATTACAAGATGAGGGAATTTCTAAAGATGATATTTCTTTAATCATTATTACTCATGCTCATATTGATCATTATGGTTCAGTTAAAGAACTTACAAAGAAAATTGCAGCTCCTGTATTAATTCATAAAGAAGATGCAAGCGATATGGAGCAAGGAATCATCTCGTCTTTATACGGCAGAAACAAATTTGGCAAGATGATTTTACCGTTTTTTGAAACAAAAACGGAAGAAGGGTATAAAGCAGATATCGTCATCGACAAGAACATTTCCTTAGTCCCTTATGGTGTATCAGGTGAAATTATTTCTACCCCTGGACACACAAATGGTTCCATCTCCGTGTTCTTAGAAAACAAGGTAGCTATTATTGGCGACCTTTTAATGGGTGGATCTCTAGGCGGCTTAATAAATAGAACGAAACCAAATCTACACTACTTTGTTAACAACAAACACATAGAAAAGAAAAGCATTCAGAGTCTACAAAAGCAGGAGTTGCATACTATTTATGTTGGCCATGGAGGCCCTTTAAACATGACTCAATTTTCTAGTATGGCATTTTAG
- a CDS encoding ComEA family DNA-binding protein produces MNTLFLLFLLLTFFGLILGLIKPALVRFPTRKRVFAYGIPAFIITAFLFGNTLPSETAQSAQLDRSLEKIETLETSVQDKETEIEELTVALEEAEESLKESEEQLELVQADDSIEEQLEEAKLEWEEEFREQIEEELEERITAEISEDYEDKLAALDDKIKEKEQTIEEKETAISKLEEEVASASTDSGNATATTETETAQSSESASTDSCGPGTVKINSASESELQAIYEIGPDRAAQIIQLRPFSSYNDMKRIKGIGDARAEAIKNQGIVCFD; encoded by the coding sequence TTGAATACGTTATTTCTTTTATTTTTATTGCTTACTTTTTTCGGTCTCATTTTAGGGCTAATTAAGCCTGCTCTGGTTCGCTTTCCAACTAGAAAGCGCGTTTTTGCGTACGGCATTCCAGCATTTATCATTACCGCATTTTTATTTGGCAACACGCTTCCGTCCGAAACGGCCCAATCCGCGCAACTAGATCGTTCGCTAGAAAAAATCGAAACCCTAGAAACATCCGTACAAGACAAAGAAACAGAAATTGAAGAATTGACTGTTGCGTTAGAGGAAGCAGAGGAATCGTTAAAAGAGTCTGAAGAGCAGTTGGAGCTCGTACAAGCTGACGATTCTATTGAAGAGCAATTAGAGGAAGCCAAACTCGAATGGGAAGAGGAATTTCGGGAACAGATCGAGGAAGAACTGGAAGAACGCATCACTGCTGAAATCAGCGAAGATTATGAGGACAAGCTTGCTGCATTAGACGATAAAATCAAAGAAAAAGAGCAAACGATTGAAGAGAAGGAAACGGCTATCTCGAAGTTGGAAGAAGAAGTGGCCAGCGCCTCGACTGATAGTGGAAATGCAACCGCTACCACAGAAACGGAAACCGCACAGTCTTCAGAAAGCGCGAGTACCGATAGTTGTGGGCCTGGAACGGTGAAAATCAACAGTGCTTCGGAGTCTGAGTTGCAAGCGATTTATGAAATTGGTCCAGATCGAGCCGCACAAATTATTCAACTCCGGCCCTTTTCCTCTTATAATGACATGAAACGAATTAAAGGAATTGGCGACGCCCGTGCCGAAGCAATTAAAAACCAAGGAATTGTCTGCTTTGATTAG